One window of Ziziphus jujuba cultivar Dongzao chromosome 5, ASM3175591v1 genomic DNA carries:
- the LOC107421686 gene encoding disease resistance protein RPM1-like, which yields MTEIILTSVIDKLVQLLIEEAQLFKGAHKEVMNLKNELELINSLFKDADTKKWVTREQSESFRAWFKQLKEVAYHIEDVIDEYLLHMANHHYRSRRGAFLSFLHNISHKIKALKLSYNMASQIQNIQASLRKIKDRGETYGLSPFDQQGVVSRGMKDDKQYHHDPRLSALFVEENELLGFDTKRDDLVRMLVGGDSMRTVISLIGQGGIGKTTLAKKVYDNEDVKARFDLQAWISISQSYNINKILKSIAMQICPAALTECIMDETDILPKLISILRQCLETKRYMIVFDDIWDINFWNVMKLALPSNDKGSRIIITTRNDNVAACCKENSCDFVLKIEPLSQEMAWELFCKKAFRFEFEMRCPRELEELSLKIVKKCQGLPLVVATIGALLSTKEKVVYEWQKLHDSHESEFETNPYLSSIQEIFSLSYDDLPYYLKSCFLYFGMFPEDHAIENWTLCRLWIAEGFVQKQRSKTLEQVAEEYLNELINRNLIQTWVEFYASTKLCRVHDLMHEIILSRVNQFGFCQSVGRHENDLRSREKFRRLSIHNTTKNVLQNVEDLRGVRSVFLFNIDKLEDINVDLIKKFKLLKVLHFSNSPLCYLPKEVGKLSHLKYISLRNTRIKTLPKSIGRLQSLQTLDIRNTSILDLPIEINNLQNLQCIVAFSSSFEVEHSLKAMEGVKIPEGIGCLEDLQTLLFVDAYRSGTNAIKELENLKKLKMLGITNLSAETGKTLCPCIEKMSHLDMLCVYSINEDEVLDVQHISSPPCFLTQLFLMGKLLKLPEWIKKVQNLRRLALNFSRLTDDPLKVLKHLHYLEFLDIHGAYEGEELHFQEGSFQKLKQLTLEKLYRLKVLKIDEGALPVLEKLFIGPIPLMKEVPSDIKHLEELKFLKVYDMPKEFVLGMQPDGGRDYWKVKHVACVIFGYTVVARKFESYKLGDSELLQRLQG from the coding sequence ATGACAGAGATTATACTAACCTCTGTCATTGACAAGCTAGTTCAGCTTCTAATAGAAGAAGCTCAACTCTTCAAAGGAGCACATAAAGAAGTCATGAATCTAAAGAATGAACTGGAGCTCATCAATAGTCTATTTAAAGATGCTGATACAAAAAAATGGGTTACAAGAGAACAGAGTGAGAGCTTCAGAGCTTGGTTCAAACAACTAAAGGAAGTAGCTTATCACATAGAAGATGTCATAGATGAATACCTTCTTCATATGGCAAATCACCATTACCGTAGTCGACGTGGAGCATTCCTCAGTTTCCTCCATAACATTTCTCATAAAATCAAGGCTTTGAAATTGAGCTACAACATGGCATCTCAGATTCAAAATATTCAAGCATCCTTACGTAAAATCAAGGATAGAGGTGAAACATATGGTTTGAGCCCCTTTGATCAACAAGGAGTAGTTAGCAGAGGGATGAAAGATGATAAACAATATCATCATGACCCTCGATTGAGTGCCTTATTTGTTGAGGAAAATGAACTCTTAGGCTTCGATACCAAAAGAGATGATCTGGTGAGGATGTTGGTTGGAGGAGATTCTATGCGAACGGTAATCTCATTGATAGGACAAGGGGGGATAGGAAAGACCACTCTAGCTAAGAAGGTCTATGACAATGAAGACGTTAAAGCAAGATTTGATTTGCAAGCTTGGATTAGTATTTCTCAATCATACAACATAAATAAGATACTAAAGAGCATTGCAATGCAGATCTGCCCTGCAGCATTAACAGAGTGTATTATGGATGAAACGGACATATTGCCAAAGTTGATTAGTATTCTTAGACAATGCCTGGAAACAAAGAGATATATGATTGTTTTTGATGATATATGGGacataaatttttggaatgttATGAAACTTGCATTGCCGAGCAACGACAAAGGGAGCAGGATAATTATCACAACAAGAAATGATAATGTTGCTGCTTGTTGTAAGGAAAATTCATGTGATTTTGTCCTAAAAATAGAACCTCTGTCTCAAGAAATGGCATGGGAATTGTTCTGTAAAAAGGCATTTCGTTTTGAGTTTGAGATGCGTTGTCCTCGAGAATTAGAGGAATTGTCTCTTAAAATTGTTAAGAAATGCCAAGGCTTGCCACTTGTAGTTGCGACTATCGGTGCTTTACTCTCAACCAAAGAGAAGGTTGTGTATGAATGGCAAAAGCTTCATGATAGTCATGAATCTGAGTTTGAAACCAATCCTTACCTTTCGAGTATCCAAGAAATTTTTTCACTCAGTTATGATGACCTCCCATACtatctcaaatcttgcttcttaTACTTCGGTATGTTTCCTGAAGATCATGCCATTGAGAATTGGACATTATGCAGATTGTGGATTGCTGAAGGTTTTGTTCAGAAACAGAGAAGCAAAACCTTGGAACAAGTTGCAGAAGAATATTTAAACGAGCTCATAAACAGGAACTTAATTCAGACTTGGGTAGAATTTTATGCATCAACTAAATTGTGTCGAGTGCATGATCTGATGCATGAAATAATCTTATCAAGGGTCAATCAATTTGGCTTTTGTCAAAGCGTTGGTCGCCACGAGAATGACTTGAGGTCTAGAGAGAAATTTCGTCGTCTATCAATTCATAACACTACAAAAAATGTTCTCCAGAATGTAGAAGACCTTCGAGGAGTTCgatctgtttttcttttcaacattgataaattagaagATATTAAtgttgatttgattaagaaattcAAGCTTTTGAAAGTGTTACATTTTTCTAATTCTCCTCTTTGTTATCTCCCCAAAGAAGTGGGGAAGTTATCTCACTTGAAGTACATATCTTTGAGGAATACAAGAATAAAGACGCTACCAAAATCCATTGGTAGGCTACAAAGTTTACAGACATTGGACATTAGAAATACTTCTATATTGGATTTGCCAATCGAAATCAACAATCTTCAAAATTTACAATGTATTGTGGCGTTCTCCAGTAGTTTTGAAGTTGAGCACAGTTTGAAGGCAATGGAAGGAGTGAAGATACCTGAAGGGATTGGATGTTTAGAAGATTTACAAACACTTCTATTTGTGGATGCCTATCGAAGCGGGACAAATGCCATTAAAGAGCTTGAGAActtgaagaaattgaagatgttgGGTATTACAAATTTGAGTGCTGAGACAGGAAAGACTTTATGTCCCTGCATTGAGAAGATGAGCCATCTTGATATGCTATGTGTATACTCTATCAATGAAGATGAAGTTTTAGATGTTCAGCACATTTCATCTCCTCCTTGTTTCCTAACTCAACTTTTCCTGATGGGCAAGTTACTGAAATTGCCAGAATGGATTAAGAAGGTTCAAAATCTTCGCAGACTTGCATTGAATTTCTCGAGGCTAACGGACGATCCATTAAAAGTACTAAAACATTTGCATTATCTAGAATTTCTAGATATTCACGGAGCATATGAAGGAGAGGAGTTGCATTTTCAGGAGGGAAGTTTCCAAAAACTCAAGCAACTTACTTTAGAGAAGTTGTATAGATTAAAGGTGTTGAAAATAGATGAAGGAGCATTGCCTGTTCTAGAAAAGCTGTTCATCGGACCTATTCCACTAATGAAGGAGGTTCCATCGGATATCAAACACTTGGAGGAATTAAAGTTTCTTAAAGTTTATGACATGCCTAAAGAATTTGTGCTCGGAATGCAGCCAGATGGAGGCAGAGATTATTGGAAAGTTAAGCATGTGGCATGTGTTATTTTCGGCTATACAGTTGTAGCTCGAAAGTTTGAGAGTTACAAACTTGGTGACTCAGAATTATTGCAACGTTTGcaaggatga